Proteins from a single region of Nitrososphaerota archaeon:
- the gcvH gene encoding glycine cleavage system protein GcvH, with amino-acid sequence MDVQGYRVPEDLFYTEEHEWAKVEGGTVRVGITDYAAKTLNDIVYVTIPKPGGNVQQSKSMGTVESIKAVSEVYSPISGKVTKANDSLDTHPELVNKSPYGDGWLVEVEPLNLAVERTSLLDAKSYAAFLEKLLKKQ; translated from the coding sequence TTGGACGTCCAGGGCTACCGCGTCCCCGAAGACCTGTTCTATACAGAAGAGCACGAATGGGCTAAGGTCGAGGGCGGGACCGTGAGGGTTGGGATCACCGACTACGCGGCCAAGACCCTGAATGATATAGTCTACGTCACCATTCCGAAGCCAGGGGGTAACGTGCAACAGAGCAAATCCATGGGAACAGTGGAGTCGATAAAGGCTGTCTCAGAAGTCTATTCTCCCATATCAGGCAAAGTAACGAAGGCCAACGACAGCCTCGACACCCACCCCGAGCTGGTGAACAAGTCCCCCTATGGGGATGGGTGGCTGGTGGAGGTGGAACCCTTGAACCTTGCCGTCGAGAGGACGTCGCTCCTCGACGCGAAGTCATACGCCGCTTTTCTAGAGAAGCTGTTGAAAAAGCAGTAG
- the topA gene encoding DNA topoisomerase I produces the protein MGPGYTLVICEKPDAARRVADALSGGRSRPETVGGTTAFRFVRKGEEFVVCAAQGHLYGVSDPCEERVVYPVFDVEWYILDQLDKDSTGAERRIAAVRRLATGATRFVNACDFDVEGETIGFNLLKYACGGKERDALRAKFSTLTEEDLVRAFDGLEHQWSQGLAKAGRARHAIDFLWGINLSRALSQSPLGGGTQYRTISVGRVQGPTLGFIVEREREILGFVPVPYWKVMGTFEKKGKRIVAPYAEERVPVRAVAERAQRDCLGGVGVVEWVRKSLTLANPPVLFNIGDLQKEAYRAFGFPPGRTMRIAERLYLDALISYPRTGSQKLPPSIDCRKIVRGIERMPEYATVASEVLKSGARPAEGSKSDPAHPAIHPTGEKPRHALGAAESSLLDLIIRRFLAAFGPPARKETVEASLAVGVHRFRAAGSRTLSAGWMKQYGRYAASRDVELPQIEEGERFRVGDVKVEEKFGQRPPRYSQSTLLEKMEREGIGTKATRADIVGTVLGRGYASGEWLEVTELGFAVAEAIEKYAPSIAGTGLTREIEERLAAVEEGKETEASLVRETIRALSEQLAELSANEEWVGRELGSALSAVAPKQTALGICPVCKTGELKVVRSRTTKKRFAGCSNYPSRCRASAPLPQRGSIRATAKPCERCSWPVVYVAGGRHPWKLCVNPACPGRNKS, from the coding sequence ATGGGCCCGGGGTACACTCTGGTAATCTGTGAGAAGCCCGACGCCGCCCGGAGGGTGGCCGATGCTCTCTCTGGGGGAAGGAGCCGGCCTGAGACGGTTGGAGGAACCACGGCATTCAGGTTCGTCCGGAAAGGAGAAGAGTTTGTGGTCTGCGCCGCCCAAGGACACCTCTATGGAGTCTCTGATCCCTGTGAAGAGAGAGTGGTCTATCCCGTCTTCGACGTAGAGTGGTACATCCTGGACCAGCTGGATAAGGACAGCACTGGGGCAGAGAGAAGAATCGCTGCTGTGAGGAGGCTGGCAACGGGGGCGACCAGGTTCGTCAACGCCTGTGACTTCGACGTTGAGGGAGAGACCATAGGGTTCAACCTGTTGAAGTACGCCTGCGGGGGGAAGGAGAGGGACGCGCTGAGGGCGAAGTTCTCGACTCTCACGGAAGAAGACTTGGTGAGGGCCTTTGATGGACTGGAGCATCAGTGGTCCCAAGGGCTAGCGAAGGCAGGGAGGGCGAGGCACGCCATAGACTTCCTGTGGGGAATTAACCTTTCCAGAGCGTTGTCGCAGTCACCGCTGGGAGGCGGGACGCAGTACAGGACAATCAGTGTTGGGAGGGTGCAGGGACCGACCCTCGGGTTCATTGTGGAGCGGGAACGGGAGATACTCGGGTTCGTGCCTGTCCCATACTGGAAGGTTATGGGGACATTCGAGAAGAAAGGAAAGAGGATTGTGGCGCCCTATGCCGAAGAGAGGGTTCCCGTACGGGCTGTTGCGGAGCGGGCGCAGCGTGATTGCCTTGGAGGAGTCGGGGTGGTGGAGTGGGTGAGGAAGAGTTTGACCCTGGCGAATCCGCCAGTCCTGTTTAACATAGGCGACCTGCAGAAGGAGGCATACAGGGCGTTCGGGTTCCCGCCCGGGAGGACGATGCGGATTGCCGAGCGGCTGTACCTTGATGCGTTGATATCGTATCCGCGAACCGGCAGCCAAAAGCTCCCCCCGTCCATCGACTGCCGAAAGATAGTCAGAGGGATAGAGAGGATGCCCGAATATGCAACCGTGGCCTCGGAGGTCCTGAAGTCGGGGGCGAGGCCGGCGGAGGGAAGCAAATCTGACCCAGCTCACCCCGCAATCCACCCGACCGGAGAGAAACCGAGGCACGCCCTGGGCGCTGCGGAATCATCACTCCTGGACCTAATCATCCGGAGGTTCCTAGCCGCCTTCGGCCCCCCTGCCAGGAAAGAGACGGTCGAAGCATCGCTGGCTGTTGGGGTGCATAGATTCAGGGCGGCAGGGAGCAGGACGCTGTCCGCAGGTTGGATGAAGCAATATGGAAGATATGCGGCATCCAGGGACGTCGAGCTCCCACAGATAGAGGAGGGGGAGAGGTTCAGAGTAGGGGATGTGAAGGTGGAGGAGAAGTTCGGGCAAAGGCCGCCGAGGTACAGCCAGAGCACTCTCCTGGAGAAGATGGAAAGGGAGGGGATAGGGACGAAGGCGACGCGGGCGGACATCGTCGGGACTGTGCTTGGAAGGGGATATGCGTCAGGGGAGTGGCTCGAAGTGACAGAGCTCGGATTCGCTGTGGCGGAGGCTATCGAAAAATACGCCCCTTCGATCGCAGGAACGGGGCTGACTAGAGAGATAGAAGAGAGGCTCGCCGCCGTAGAGGAGGGGAAGGAAACCGAAGCATCCCTGGTCAGGGAGACAATCAGAGCCCTATCGGAGCAGCTGGCGGAGCTAAGCGCCAATGAGGAGTGGGTCGGGAGAGAGCTTGGGTCGGCCCTCTCCGCCGTGGCCCCAAAACAGACGGCCCTGGGGATATGCCCGGTCTGCAAGACGGGGGAACTGAAGGTCGTACGTTCCAGGACAACGAAGAAACGGTTCGCAGGATGCTCGAACTACCCGTCGAGGTGTAGGGCGTCAGCCCCTCTTCCGCAGAGGGGGAGCATTAGGGCCACGGCGAAACCGTGCGAGCGTTGCTCTTGGCCCGTCGTATATGTGGCTGGAGGGAGGCACCCTTGGAAGCTCTGTGTCAACCCTGCCTGTCCGGGGAGGAACAAGTCATGA
- the cofE gene encoding coenzyme F420-0:L-glutamate ligase yields the protein MISLVPVKVPVRKTRFNLTALIDGKVGDELRDGDVLVISSKFVAMAEGRVVKLKTVNPGAAARELAEKYMMDPRLCEVVVRESDRLLGGIPGFLLASKDGLLTPNAGIDKSNVAHGAIILYPRRPEESARTIREALRFSKGVSIGVVICDSRLSPTRRGTTGVAVAASGIEAVQDMRGRTDLFGNVLKVTSQAVADDLSSAAEVLMGESDESTPIILVRGLKRSIRKDAEYGGRGFAISVDDDVFLRSLGYSGREYA from the coding sequence TTGATTTCTCTGGTCCCCGTGAAAGTCCCAGTCAGGAAGACTAGGTTCAATCTGACGGCTCTGATAGACGGGAAGGTCGGGGACGAGCTTAGGGACGGCGACGTGTTGGTGATCTCGAGCAAGTTCGTCGCCATGGCGGAAGGGAGGGTGGTGAAGCTGAAGACGGTGAATCCAGGGGCGGCTGCGAGGGAGCTGGCGGAGAAGTACATGATGGACCCGAGGCTCTGTGAAGTAGTCGTCCGTGAATCGGACAGGCTCCTCGGGGGGATTCCGGGATTCCTTCTCGCAAGCAAGGACGGGCTTCTGACCCCCAACGCAGGGATTGACAAGTCGAACGTCGCCCACGGCGCTATCATCCTCTACCCTCGGAGGCCCGAGGAGTCAGCTAGGACCATCAGAGAGGCGCTGAGGTTCTCCAAGGGGGTATCGATCGGGGTCGTAATCTGCGACAGTAGGCTCTCCCCTACACGGAGGGGGACCACCGGGGTCGCTGTCGCCGCGTCGGGAATAGAGGCCGTACAAGACATGAGGGGGAGGACTGACCTGTTCGGCAATGTCCTCAAGGTGACATCGCAGGCGGTGGCCGACGACCTGAGCTCAGCGGCGGAGGTGCTGATGGGGGAGTCGGACGAGTCTACGCCAATCATACTTGTCAGGGGTCTGAAGAGGAGCATCAGGAAGGACGCCGAGTATGGGGGCCGCGGATTCGCCATTTCGGTTGATGATGATGTCTTTCTCCGGAGCCTGGGGTATTCGGGGCGCGAATACGCCTAA
- the gcvT gene encoding glycine cleavage system aminomethyltransferase GcvT, whose amino-acid sequence MLRTTQLYGYHSKHAKLAEFAGYDMPLWYSATIDEHLAVRNTSGIFDVSHMARLSIGGPAATRFLEGLVPTAVASQPPGKAFYTLFLNDQGGIIDDLIIEKLADDRYIVVVNAANATADIKHMESRAPRDFSIDDRTGSTAMIAIQGPQAISSLQPLTFLDLTQVKRFRCAETEVAGSKAIVSRTGYTGEDGFEVIVYGATAERPEGAMKVWEKLAETSVPCGLSARDSLRLEAGLPLHGSDIDQDTDPFEADLAWVLTTGKEGYVGSEALKERARSPPHLVRRGLVLDSGIPRHGFDVVNGSERLGTVTSGTFSPILRKGVALCRVETDRTEPGSRVSVIIRGTGQPGMTVKPPFYDERLYGWKREKRN is encoded by the coding sequence ATGCTCAGGACTACCCAGCTCTACGGCTACCACTCAAAGCATGCCAAGCTCGCCGAGTTCGCAGGCTATGATATGCCGCTGTGGTACTCTGCGACCATTGACGAACACCTCGCCGTCAGGAACACCTCAGGGATATTCGACGTATCGCACATGGCGAGGCTCAGCATCGGGGGGCCCGCCGCGACTAGGTTCCTCGAAGGGCTCGTCCCTACCGCTGTCGCTTCCCAGCCTCCGGGGAAGGCATTCTACACCCTCTTTCTTAACGACCAGGGCGGAATCATCGACGATCTGATAATCGAGAAGCTGGCCGACGACAGGTACATCGTCGTGGTGAACGCTGCCAACGCCACGGCTGACATCAAACACATGGAGTCTCGTGCTCCTCGGGACTTCTCCATCGACGACAGAACCGGGTCTACTGCCATGATCGCCATCCAGGGCCCGCAGGCTATTTCCTCCCTCCAACCGCTTACTTTCCTCGACCTCACCCAGGTCAAACGCTTCAGGTGTGCGGAGACCGAGGTCGCAGGGTCAAAGGCGATTGTCTCCAGGACGGGCTACACGGGGGAGGACGGGTTCGAAGTCATCGTTTACGGTGCCACCGCCGAGAGGCCTGAAGGGGCGATGAAGGTCTGGGAGAAGCTCGCCGAGACTTCGGTCCCATGTGGTCTCAGCGCCCGGGACTCTCTTAGGCTGGAGGCAGGTTTACCGCTTCATGGCTCCGACATCGACCAAGACACCGATCCGTTCGAAGCCGATCTGGCCTGGGTTCTCACCACCGGAAAGGAGGGGTATGTCGGCTCAGAGGCGCTGAAAGAACGCGCCAGGTCGCCCCCCCACTTGGTCAGGAGAGGGCTCGTCCTCGATTCGGGCATTCCAAGGCACGGGTTCGACGTGGTCAATGGCTCCGAGAGATTAGGGACAGTTACCAGCGGCACCTTCTCCCCCATCCTCCGCAAAGGGGTGGCACTCTGTAGGGTGGAGACCGACAGGACCGAGCCCGGCTCGAGAGTGAGCGTCATCATCAGGGGCACGGGCCAGCCTGGGATGACCGTCAAGCCCCCCTTCTATGACGAGAGACTCTACGGATGGAAGAGGGAGAAACGTAATTAG